The following proteins are co-located in the Ketogulonicigenium robustum genome:
- a CDS encoding excalibur calcium-binding domain-containing protein: MKRLVLSMVAASAVAACQPAENYGGGGSAGFDAPVSVSSAPLGAAPDVNRTSGVQASPTNSMPAGFVSSGISNETDFNAVSQQISLEDDAARIAQQRAAYTVVQPTALPSQPANVGPNIVQYALNAPNRKGQAWYSRFMWQSQGRFERNCAAYSSADEAQRDFLARGGPERNPGGLDPDGDGFACGWDPAPFRQAAGLTN, encoded by the coding sequence ATGAAACGTCTTGTCCTTTCGATGGTGGCCGCTTCGGCCGTTGCGGCGTGCCAGCCTGCCGAAAACTACGGTGGGGGTGGCAGCGCGGGCTTTGACGCGCCGGTCTCGGTCAGCTCGGCGCCTTTGGGCGCTGCGCCCGACGTCAACCGCACGTCGGGGGTACAGGCCTCGCCGACGAACAGCATGCCCGCGGGGTTCGTCTCCTCGGGCATCTCGAACGAGACCGACTTCAACGCGGTGTCGCAGCAAATCAGTCTTGAGGACGACGCCGCCCGCATCGCGCAGCAGCGCGCCGCCTATACCGTGGTGCAACCGACCGCGCTGCCTTCGCAGCCCGCGAACGTCGGTCCGAACATCGTCCAATACGCATTGAACGCCCCGAACCGTAAAGGGCAGGCATGGTACAGCCGCTTCATGTGGCAAAGCCAAGGCCGGTTCGAGCGCAACTGCGCGGCCTACAGCTCGGCTGACGAGGCGCAGCGTGACTTTCTGGCGCGTGGCGGCCCCGAGCGTAACCCGGGCGGCCTTGACCCCGATGGCGACGGTTTCGCCTGTGGGTGGGATCCTGCGCCCTTCCGCCAGGCCGCTGGCCTGACAAACTAA
- the rpmG gene encoding 50S ribosomal protein L33, with translation MAKPTTIKIRLNSTAGTGHFYVTKKNARTMTEKMTVNKYDPVVRKHVEYKEGKIK, from the coding sequence ATGGCAAAGCCCACCACTATCAAGATCCGCTTGAACTCGACTGCTGGCACTGGCCACTTCTATGTGACCAAAAAGAACGCCCGCACCATGACCGAGAAAATGACGGTCAACAAGTATGACCCGGTTGTGCGCAAGCATGTCGAATACAAGGAAGGCAAAATCAAGTAA
- a CDS encoding RES domain-containing protein: MRRGLWRYSGRLFRTVPLAFQDAVLRPPASGNAGRYTRAGERLLYTSPERDWSVMAVAGYMREDGVARVVVPLQVDGAWLLDLRDPIACCAVGIDPEWSRASWRQALSAGAAPASWAIADAARAAGADGLVDPSRSIPGGWHVNLFHWNIPSAPQIQIVGAPETVVLSMDGPKWGL; this comes from the coding sequence ATGCGGCGCGGCCTGTGGCGTTATAGCGGGCGGCTCTTCCGCACAGTCCCCTTGGCCTTTCAAGACGCGGTGCTAAGGCCGCCTGCAAGCGGCAACGCGGGGCGCTATACGCGCGCGGGTGAGCGTCTGTTGTACACCAGTCCAGAGCGTGATTGGTCTGTCATGGCTGTCGCCGGTTACATGCGCGAGGATGGCGTTGCCCGCGTTGTTGTGCCCTTGCAGGTGGATGGCGCATGGCTTTTGGATCTACGTGATCCGATCGCGTGTTGCGCGGTTGGGATCGACCCCGAATGGTCGCGCGCATCTTGGCGGCAGGCGCTGTCAGCGGGCGCGGCGCCTGCGTCATGGGCGATTGCGGATGCTGCACGGGCTGCAGGTGCCGACGGATTGGTCGACCCGTCACGGTCGATTCCGGGGGGCTGGCACGTGAACCTGTTTCACTGGAATATCCCCTCTGCTCCGCAGATTCAGATTGTCGGGGCGCCCGAAACTGTTGTGCTGTCCATGGATGGGCCCAAATGGGGGCTGTAG
- a CDS encoding DUF2244 domain-containing protein: MPYEWVKPVAAPEESGAARVSDTPLAELHLWPYRSLPVRGFVIFMLITLGLIALPLVVMIGSPVLWGLLPFIALTLWGLYMAFRRNYRDGYVLERLQLWDDRVRLIRTGNRERRREWEANPHWVRVSIHADGGPVPHYITLNGSGREVEIGAFLSEDERQELIKELRPLFGPRR, translated from the coding sequence TTGCCCTATGAATGGGTGAAACCCGTCGCGGCCCCGGAGGAATCCGGGGCCGCGCGCGTTTCAGACACACCTTTGGCCGAGCTGCACCTATGGCCCTATCGATCACTGCCGGTGCGAGGCTTTGTCATTTTCATGTTGATTACGCTGGGCCTGATCGCGTTGCCGTTGGTCGTGATGATCGGCTCGCCCGTGCTGTGGGGGCTGCTGCCCTTTATCGCGCTCACGCTCTGGGGGCTCTACATGGCCTTTAGGCGGAACTACCGTGATGGCTACGTGTTAGAGCGGTTGCAGCTGTGGGATGACCGCGTGCGGCTGATCCGCACCGGAAACCGCGAGCGTCGCCGAGAGTGGGAGGCCAATCCCCATTGGGTGCGCGTCAGTATCCACGCCGATGGCGGGCCGGTTCCCCATTACATCACCTTGAACGGCAGCGGGCGCGAGGTAGAGATCGGTGCGTTCTTGTCCGAAGACGAACGGCAAGAGTTGATCAAAGAGTTGCGCCCCCTTTTTGGACCGCGCCGCTGA
- the ctaD gene encoding cytochrome c oxidase subunit I, with translation MADAAIHGHDHHEKPGFFTRWFMSTNHKDIGILYLIIAGVVGFISVLFTVYMRLELMDPGVQYMCLEGARLIADPSQPCTANGHLWNVLVTYHGILMMFFVVIPALFGGFGNYLMPLQIGAPDMAFPRMNNLSLWLFVAGTAMGVASLFAPGGDGQLGSGVGWVLYAPLSTREAGYSMDLAIFAVHLSGASSIMGAINMITTFLNMRAPGMTLHKVPLFSWSIFITAWLILLALPVLAGAITMLLTDRNFGTTFFNPAGGGDPVLYQHILWFFGHPEVYIIILPGFGIISHVVATFSKKPVFGYLPMVYAMVAIGVLGFVVWAHHMYTVGMSLTQQSYFMLATMVIAVPTGIKVFSWIATMWGGSVEFKSPMLWAFGFMFLFTVGGVTGIVLAQAGLDRAYHDTYYVVAHFHYVMSLGAIFAIFAGIYFYMPKFSGRAFPEWAGKLHFWTFFIGANLTFFPQHFLGRQGMPRRYIDYPEAFALWNKVSSIGAFIAFASFLFFIVIFIYTLVAGRRETRPNPWGEYADTLEWTLPSPPPAHTFETLPKQSDWDKHPAAH, from the coding sequence ATGGCAGACGCCGCCATTCACGGCCATGACCACCACGAGAAGCCTGGCTTCTTCACGCGCTGGTTCATGTCGACCAACCACAAGGATATCGGGATTCTGTACCTGATCATCGCTGGTGTCGTTGGTTTTATTTCCGTTCTTTTCACCGTTTACATGCGCCTTGAGCTGATGGATCCGGGTGTGCAGTACATGTGCCTTGAAGGTGCACGTCTGATCGCCGATCCCTCGCAGCCCTGTACCGCCAACGGTCACCTGTGGAACGTTCTGGTCACCTACCACGGCATCTTGATGATGTTCTTTGTGGTTATTCCGGCGCTGTTCGGTGGCTTTGGTAACTATCTGATGCCGCTGCAGATCGGCGCACCGGATATGGCATTCCCGCGTATGAACAACCTGTCGCTGTGGCTGTTTGTCGCCGGTACGGCGATGGGCGTTGCTTCGCTCTTCGCGCCGGGTGGTGACGGTCAGCTGGGCTCGGGCGTTGGCTGGGTGCTGTATGCGCCGCTGTCGACTCGCGAAGCCGGTTACTCGATGGATCTGGCCATTTTCGCCGTTCACCTTTCAGGTGCTTCGTCGATAATGGGGGCGATCAACATGATCACTACCTTCTTGAATATGCGCGCCCCGGGGATGACCCTGCACAAGGTGCCGCTATTCTCGTGGTCGATCTTCATCACGGCTTGGCTGATCCTGCTGGCGCTGCCGGTTCTGGCTGGTGCAATCACCATGCTGCTGACCGACCGCAACTTCGGCACGACCTTCTTCAACCCCGCTGGCGGTGGTGACCCGGTTCTGTACCAGCACATCCTGTGGTTCTTTGGCCACCCGGAAGTGTACATCATCATTCTGCCCGGCTTTGGGATCATCAGCCACGTCGTTGCGACCTTCTCGAAGAAGCCTGTTTTCGGTTACCTTCCGATGGTTTACGCAATGGTCGCCATTGGTGTTCTGGGCTTCGTCGTCTGGGCGCACCACATGTACACCGTTGGTATGTCGCTGACCCAGCAATCGTACTTCATGCTGGCCACCATGGTCATCGCGGTGCCGACAGGGATCAAGGTCTTCTCGTGGATCGCGACCATGTGGGGCGGTTCGGTTGAGTTCAAATCCCCGATGCTCTGGGCCTTTGGCTTCATGTTCCTGTTCACCGTTGGTGGTGTGACCGGGATCGTGCTGGCCCAAGCTGGTTTGGACCGCGCTTACCATGACACTTACTATGTGGTTGCGCACTTCCACTATGTGATGTCGCTGGGTGCCATCTTTGCGATCTTCGCTGGTATCTACTTCTACATGCCGAAGTTCTCGGGCCGTGCTTTCCCTGAATGGGCTGGCAAGCTGCACTTCTGGACGTTCTTCATCGGTGCGAACCTGACGTTCTTCCCGCAGCACTTCCTGGGCCGCCAAGGCATGCCGCGCCGCTATATCGACTACCCCGAAGCCTTCGCGCTGTGGAACAAGGTCTCGTCGATTGGTGCCTTCATCGCCTTTGCTTCGTTCCTGTTCTTCATCGTGATCTTTATATACACGCTTGTTGCTGGTCGCCGCGAAACCCGTCCGAACCCGTGGGGCGAATACGCTGATACGCTGGAATGGACGCTGCCTTCGCCGCCTCCGGCCCACACGTTCGAAACGCTGCCGAAGCAATCGGACTGGGACAAGCATCCTGCCGCCCACTAA
- a CDS encoding D-alanyl-D-alanine carboxypeptidase family protein, whose amino-acid sequence MSRKMKTLIAGLLALGWGASGVAAQTFSTSARAAYVLDQTTGTVLLDHNADEALPPASMSKLMTIYLAFEAVTDGRLHLADTLRVSQHCMDYGGSSMFLNTQDRVTVEDLLRGVIILSGNDASCVLAEALSPDGSEAGFAALMTNRAHEMGMNQSHFMNSNGWPADGHVMSMRDLGTLARHLIEDFPTFYPLFGETEFTFDGRVPSNTRNRNPILALGAGADGLKTGHTSEAGYGLTGSARQGDRRIIFVITGLQSEAARRDEAERIMSWAFRQFTLQDVGKAGDVVPGGAAEVWMGAQPQVQLALGQDLQILVPTTTNSSMTTEVVYNGPITAPITAGQELAQLVIRREGMSEITVPLVAQADVAPAGFLQRLTETAKIVVGKMGLGQQQAEGV is encoded by the coding sequence ATGTCTCGTAAGATGAAAACCCTGATCGCCGGCCTGCTGGCCTTGGGCTGGGGCGCCAGCGGCGTCGCGGCGCAGACGTTCTCGACCTCGGCGCGGGCGGCCTATGTGCTCGATCAGACCACAGGCACAGTGCTGCTCGACCACAACGCCGACGAGGCCCTGCCCCCCGCTTCAATGTCGAAGCTGATGACCATCTATCTGGCGTTCGAAGCCGTGACAGACGGCCGCCTGCATCTGGCGGACACGCTGCGCGTCTCGCAGCACTGCATGGATTACGGTGGCTCGTCCATGTTCCTGAACACGCAAGATCGTGTCACGGTCGAGGATCTGCTGCGCGGTGTGATCATTCTGTCGGGCAACGACGCATCGTGCGTCCTCGCCGAGGCGCTGTCGCCCGACGGCAGCGAAGCGGGCTTTGCCGCGCTGATGACCAACCGCGCCCATGAAATGGGCATGAACCAGTCGCATTTCATGAACTCGAACGGCTGGCCCGCTGATGGACATGTCATGTCGATGCGCGATCTGGGAACGCTGGCCCGCCACCTGATCGAGGATTTCCCGACCTTCTATCCTCTTTTCGGCGAAACCGAGTTTACTTTTGACGGGCGCGTTCCGTCTAACACCCGGAACCGCAACCCGATTCTGGCCTTGGGCGCTGGGGCCGACGGCTTAAAAACTGGCCACACCAGCGAGGCTGGCTACGGCCTGACCGGATCGGCCCGCCAAGGCGACCGCCGCATCATCTTCGTCATCACCGGCCTGCAAAGTGAGGCGGCCCGCCGCGACGAGGCCGAGCGCATCATGAGCTGGGCCTTCCGCCAATTCACGCTGCAAGATGTGGGCAAAGCCGGCGATGTCGTCCCCGGCGGCGCGGCCGAGGTCTGGATGGGCGCGCAGCCGCAAGTTCAACTGGCATTAGGCCAAGACCTGCAAATCCTCGTGCCGACCACGACCAACAGCTCGATGACGACCGAGGTCGTCTATAACGGCCCGATCACCGCGCCCATCACGGCTGGTCAGGAACTGGCCCAGCTGGTCATCCGCCGCGAGGGGATGTCCGAGATCACCGTGCCGCTGGTCGCCCAAGCCGATGTAGCCCCTGCGGGCTTTTTGCAGCGCCTGACCGAAACGGCCAAAATCGTCGTGGGCAAAATGGGCCTTGGCCAGCAACAGGCCGAGGGCGTCTGA
- the tmk gene encoding dTMP kinase has protein sequence MQTGLFISFEGIDGSGKSTQARHLAESLRRAGRDVVLTREPGGSPGAEEIRRLVLTGATDRWSAETETLLFTAARRDHLEKTILPALAAGRIVISDRFADSTRAYQGATRGDLRAMVDALHSLMIGREPDLTFVIDADPASSLARGLARSTDELRFEDFGLALQEKMRAVYLQIAADSPRRCVVIDGAGPEDVVAARIADAFAARAPALA, from the coding sequence ATGCAGACTGGACTTTTTATCAGCTTCGAGGGGATCGACGGCTCGGGCAAATCCACACAAGCGCGCCATCTGGCCGAATCGCTGCGGCGCGCGGGGCGTGACGTGGTGCTGACGCGCGAACCCGGTGGCAGCCCCGGCGCCGAGGAGATCCGTCGTCTTGTCCTGACCGGCGCGACCGACCGCTGGTCGGCCGAAACCGAGACCCTGCTTTTCACCGCAGCCCGCCGCGATCATCTGGAAAAGACGATCCTGCCCGCCTTGGCTGCGGGCCGCATCGTCATCAGCGACCGATTCGCCGATTCGACGCGCGCCTATCAGGGGGCGACGCGGGGTGACTTGCGCGCAATGGTCGATGCGCTGCACAGCCTGATGATCGGGCGCGAGCCTGACCTCACCTTCGTGATCGACGCCGACCCCGCCAGCAGCCTCGCCCGCGGGTTGGCCCGCAGCACCGACGAGCTGCGGTTCGAGGATTTCGGCCTCGCACTGCAAGAAAAAATGCGCGCCGTTTATCTGCAGATTGCGGCCGATTCGCCGCGCCGCTGCGTAGTGATCGACGGCGCTGGCCCCGAAGACGTGGTTGCCGCCCGTATTGCCGACGCCTTTGCCGCCCGCGCCCCGGCCCTAGCATGA
- a CDS encoding DNA polymerase III subunit delta' — MSDDTLPDPTQVDGTPHPREAAALIGQAKAEATFLDAAATGRLHSGWLLTGPQGIGKATLAYRIAAWLLAGAPASGMNLPEDDPDLRLVRAGSHPRLLVIKRGPNEKGDRLESVITVRAVRQLGSFFGLSAAGGGRRVVIVDAADDMNPNAANALLKLLEEPPPGAVLLLIAHQPARLLPTIRSRCRTLPLAPLGPDALATILGSADGAALSVLAQGSAGAAARVLAHDGVKLYSDLMGVMKTMPRFDRPRARALTTAVTARGADGKLALLVDLIDLFLSRAARAGILGAPLPEAAPDEAALLHRLSPHNGAARLYADLQQTLSAKVRQGLAVNLDPAMLILDTLLQIEDATKRIL; from the coding sequence ATGAGCGACGACACCCTGCCCGACCCGACGCAGGTCGACGGCACCCCCCACCCCCGCGAGGCTGCCGCTCTGATAGGCCAAGCCAAAGCCGAGGCGACGTTTCTGGACGCCGCCGCGACAGGTCGCCTTCATTCCGGCTGGCTGCTGACGGGGCCGCAGGGCATTGGCAAAGCGACGCTGGCCTACCGGATTGCGGCGTGGCTATTGGCCGGCGCCCCAGCAAGCGGCATGAATCTGCCCGAGGACGACCCCGATCTGCGCCTTGTGCGTGCGGGCAGCCACCCCCGTCTGCTGGTCATCAAACGCGGCCCGAACGAAAAGGGCGACCGGCTGGAAAGCGTCATTACCGTGCGCGCCGTACGGCAGTTGGGCAGCTTTTTCGGCCTGTCCGCAGCCGGTGGCGGGCGGCGCGTGGTGATTGTCGATGCCGCCGACGACATGAACCCCAATGCCGCGAACGCCCTGCTGAAACTGCTGGAAGAACCGCCCCCAGGCGCGGTTTTGCTGCTGATCGCCCACCAGCCCGCGCGACTGCTGCCGACCATCCGCTCGCGCTGCCGCACCTTGCCGCTGGCACCGCTGGGCCCCGACGCGCTGGCGACCATTCTAGGCAGTGCCGATGGCGCGGCGCTGTCGGTGCTGGCACAGGGGTCCGCCGGTGCAGCGGCCCGTGTGCTCGCACACGACGGCGTCAAGCTCTATTCCGATCTGATGGGCGTGATGAAAACCATGCCCCGCTTCGACCGCCCACGCGCCCGCGCCCTGACCACCGCCGTCACCGCGCGCGGGGCCGATGGCAAACTGGCGCTGCTGGTCGACCTGATTGACCTGTTTCTGTCGCGCGCCGCCCGCGCCGGCATTCTGGGCGCCCCCCTGCCCGAAGCCGCGCCCGACGAAGCCGCGCTGCTACACCGCTTATCGCCACACAATGGGGCCGCGCGCCTTTATGCTGATCTTCAACAGACTTTGTCAGCCAAGGTACGCCAAGGTCTGGCGGTCAATCTTGACCCCGCCATGCTCATCCTTGATACCCTGTTGCAGATTGAGGATGCGACCAAGCGCATACTTTGA
- a CDS encoding TatD family hydrolase has protein sequence MTAEMLPPAVVDSHCHLDFPDFDGQLDDLLARATAAGVTRMVTICTRLRNEPQVRAIAEHYPQVFYAAGTHPMSVAEEPMATVDQLVALAQHPKFVGIGETGLDYHYSADSAAVQQTSLRIHCTAAAETGLPLIIHARDADDDMAAILAEEHAKAPFGCVMHCFSSSAALARAALDLGFYLSMSGITAFPKSEELRDIFRAVPHDHLLLETDSPYLAPPPHRGKRNEPAFTALTGRRAAETFGIDYADFARLTSDNFDRLFAKASRPQGV, from the coding sequence ATGACCGCCGAAATGCTCCCGCCCGCAGTTGTCGATAGCCATTGCCACCTCGATTTCCCCGATTTCGACGGCCAATTGGATGACCTGCTGGCGCGCGCGACTGCGGCGGGCGTCACGCGGATGGTCACGATCTGCACCCGCCTGCGTAACGAGCCGCAGGTGCGCGCCATCGCCGAACACTATCCGCAGGTCTTCTACGCCGCCGGCACCCACCCGATGAGCGTCGCGGAGGAGCCTATGGCCACGGTCGACCAGCTGGTCGCACTGGCGCAGCACCCGAAATTCGTCGGAATCGGGGAAACAGGCCTTGATTACCACTATTCAGCCGACAGCGCCGCCGTGCAGCAAACGTCGCTGCGCATCCACTGCACCGCAGCTGCCGAAACGGGCCTGCCCCTGATCATTCACGCACGCGACGCCGATGACGACATGGCCGCCATTCTGGCCGAGGAACACGCCAAAGCCCCCTTCGGCTGCGTGATGCACTGTTTCTCGTCCTCGGCCGCCTTGGCGCGCGCGGCGCTTGATCTGGGGTTCTACCTGTCGATGTCCGGCATCACCGCCTTCCCCAAATCCGAGGAACTGCGCGACATTTTCCGCGCTGTCCCGCACGACCACCTGCTGCTGGAAACCGACAGCCCCTACCTTGCCCCCCCGCCCCATCGTGGCAAGCGTAACGAGCCTGCCTTTACAGCGCTAACGGGCCGCCGCGCGGCTGAAACCTTTGGCATCGACTATGCCGACTTTGCACGGCTGACATCCGACAACTTCGACCGGCTGTTCGCCAAGGCCAGCCGCCCGCAGGGGGTCTGA
- a CDS encoding MBL fold metallo-hydrolase gives MATLSVRILGCGSSGGVPRLGGEWGDCDPSEPKNTRTRCSILVTRETDGGRTRVLIDTSPDMRQQLLAADVRTLDGVLYTHPHADHVHGIDDLRAISFNGDQRLDVWMDTPTSEALHARFGYIFKTPAGSSYPPICTAHLLTGPVTITGAGGPITFTPFTIEHGNIPALGFRFDDIAYLPDVSAIPEGVWPTLAGLDCWIVDALRYKPHPSHSHVAQTLGWIERAAPKMAVLTNMHVDLDYNVLKHQLTAGITPAFDGMELYFPA, from the coding sequence ATGGCCACGCTGTCGGTGCGAATCCTCGGGTGCGGATCATCCGGCGGCGTGCCGCGCCTCGGCGGCGAATGGGGCGATTGCGACCCGTCCGAGCCAAAGAACACCCGCACGCGCTGCTCGATCCTCGTCACACGTGAAACGGACGGGGGGCGCACGCGGGTGCTGATCGACACATCGCCCGACATGCGCCAGCAATTGCTGGCCGCCGATGTGCGCACGTTGGACGGGGTGCTTTACACCCACCCCCACGCCGACCACGTCCACGGAATCGACGATTTGCGCGCCATTTCCTTTAACGGCGACCAACGGCTGGATGTCTGGATGGACACCCCCACCAGCGAGGCGCTGCACGCCCGATTCGGCTATATTTTCAAAACACCCGCAGGCTCGTCCTATCCGCCGATCTGCACGGCACACCTGCTGACAGGGCCGGTCACCATTACCGGCGCAGGCGGGCCGATCACCTTCACGCCCTTTACCATCGAACACGGAAACATCCCTGCGCTGGGATTCCGTTTTGACGATATCGCCTACCTGCCCGATGTCTCGGCGATTCCCGAAGGCGTCTGGCCCACGCTGGCGGGGCTGGACTGCTGGATCGTCGATGCGCTGCGCTACAAACCGCACCCGTCACACTCGCATGTTGCACAGACATTAGGCTGGATTGAACGCGCGGCCCCCAAAATGGCCGTGCTGACCAATATGCATGTGGATTTAGACTACAACGTGCTGAAACATCAGCTTACAGCCGGAATTACCCCTGCCTTCGACGGTATGGAGCTTTATTTTCCCGCTTGA
- a CDS encoding AEC family transporter yields the protein MLAIIDVILPVFLVIGVGYVVAWRGGMSESAIAGLMRFAQGFALPCVLFRGVSQLDLAASFSPPLMISFYLPATICFVVGIIGARLMGRPIEDSIAIGFACLFSNAVLLGLPITDRAYGHESMETVLAIVSMHSPFAYFVGITAMEIVRNRGQRPIVVAKTVAKSIFRNNLVIGVLAGVAVNLAGIPVHHTIGDTMDLIGRAAVPAALFGLGGVLYRLRPEGDIRLMAMVCAVSLVLHPALTFFFGVRFDMTGIPLQTMILTAAMAPGVNAYLFADMYGVGRRVNASAVLVATMLSILTLPAWILILG from the coding sequence ATGCTTGCGATTATCGACGTCATCCTTCCCGTATTCTTGGTGATCGGCGTGGGATACGTCGTCGCATGGCGCGGCGGGATGAGCGAATCGGCCATCGCAGGCCTGATGCGCTTTGCCCAAGGGTTCGCCCTGCCCTGCGTGCTGTTTCGCGGCGTCTCGCAACTTGATTTGGCCGCCAGCTTTTCACCGCCGCTGATGATCAGCTTTTACCTGCCCGCGACGATCTGCTTCGTCGTAGGCATCATTGGCGCCCGCCTGATGGGCCGCCCGATCGAAGATTCGATCGCCATCGGTTTCGCCTGCCTATTCTCAAACGCGGTGCTGCTGGGTCTGCCGATCACCGACCGTGCCTACGGCCACGAATCGATGGAAACGGTGCTGGCCATCGTCTCGATGCACTCGCCCTTTGCTTATTTTGTCGGGATCACCGCGATGGAGATTGTCCGCAACCGCGGACAGCGCCCCATCGTTGTGGCCAAAACCGTCGCGAAATCAATCTTCCGCAACAATCTGGTGATTGGCGTGCTGGCGGGTGTGGCGGTGAACTTGGCGGGCATCCCCGTGCACCACACCATTGGCGACACGATGGACCTGATCGGGCGGGCCGCCGTCCCCGCCGCACTGTTCGGCCTTGGCGGAGTGCTTTATCGTCTGCGCCCCGAAGGTGACATTCGCCTGATGGCTATGGTCTGTGCCGTCAGTCTGGTACTGCACCCGGCGCTTACATTCTTCTTCGGGGTGCGGTTCGACATGACCGGCATCCCGCTGCAAACGATGATTTTGACCGCCGCCATGGCCCCCGGGGTTAACGCTTACCTGTTCGCCGACATGTATGGCGTCGGGCGCCGTGTGAATGCTTCGGCGGTTTTGGTCGCGACGATGCTGTCGATTCTGACCCTGCCTGCCTGGATTTTAATCCTCGGATAA
- a CDS encoding carbonic anhydrase — translation MKIHRAITATLLASVALSAHAEGAHWGYTGEGSPDHWAELSPEYEACGSGSTQSPIDINDQTAIPAVLPALAFGYTPFPLELVNNGHSVQVSGAADNGFAVDDHSFELVQFHFHAPSEYQLNGVTYPLELHLVHKREDGALAVIGIMFEEGAENPALANVFAHIPSQIGTPEAFSDALVNVNELLPEDQLYYRLMGSLTTPPCSEGVNWYVMEHPLTASAAQIEAFAHLFPEGDARPLQASNNRLVVKGVH, via the coding sequence ATGAAGATTCATCGTGCCATCACTGCTACCCTACTGGCATCCGTTGCGCTATCGGCCCACGCCGAAGGCGCACATTGGGGCTATACGGGCGAAGGCAGCCCCGATCATTGGGCAGAGCTCTCGCCAGAGTATGAAGCCTGTGGTTCGGGCAGCACCCAATCCCCGATCGACATTAACGATCAGACCGCCATTCCGGCCGTCTTGCCTGCCTTGGCCTTCGGCTACACTCCCTTCCCGCTGGAACTGGTAAACAACGGCCATAGCGTGCAGGTATCAGGCGCGGCCGATAACGGCTTCGCCGTCGACGACCACAGCTTTGAACTGGTGCAGTTTCACTTTCACGCGCCCAGCGAATACCAGCTCAATGGCGTGACTTACCCGCTTGAGTTGCACTTGGTGCACAAGCGCGAAGACGGTGCGCTGGCCGTCATCGGGATCATGTTCGAAGAAGGTGCCGAAAACCCCGCCCTCGCGAATGTTTTCGCACACATTCCCAGCCAAATCGGCACGCCCGAGGCCTTTTCCGACGCTTTGGTGAACGTGAACGAACTGCTTCCCGAAGATCAGCTTTATTATCGTCTGATGGGGTCACTGACCACACCGCCGTGTTCCGAGGGCGTCAACTGGTACGTCATGGAACACCCGCTGACCGCATCGGCAGCCCAGATCGAGGCCTTCGCCCACCTGTTCCCCGAAGGGGACGCACGCCCGCTGCAAGCATCCAACAACCGCCTGGTTGTCAAAGGGGTGCACTAA